A stretch of Gemmatimonas aurantiaca T-27 DNA encodes these proteins:
- a CDS encoding EVE domain-containing protein: MWRGQLLHELTVPAKKAAAKTAAKTAAKTAAKTAAKPAVTKQAAKKAPQSAPYEQGAWASVFAPRAKGERRYWLIKSEPDVFSFDDLMQAPQRTTCWDSIRNSGARNFLRDGMKVGDRCFYYHSNAEPSAIAGVCEVVREGYPDHTAFDPSHEYYDEKSDPAMPTWFMVDVKAVAAFKTLVTLPQIKADPALAEMALLRVSRLSVVPVTADEWAHVCALGGVKV, translated from the coding sequence ATGTGGCGCGGGCAACTGCTGCATGAACTGACCGTGCCGGCCAAGAAGGCGGCGGCCAAGACGGCGGCCAAGACGGCGGCCAAGACGGCGGCCAAGACGGCCGCGAAGCCTGCGGTCACGAAACAGGCGGCGAAGAAGGCTCCCCAGTCGGCTCCCTACGAGCAGGGAGCCTGGGCCTCCGTGTTTGCGCCGCGCGCAAAGGGTGAGCGGCGCTACTGGCTCATCAAGTCCGAGCCGGATGTGTTTTCCTTCGACGATCTGATGCAAGCGCCTCAGCGCACGACGTGCTGGGACAGCATCCGCAATTCGGGGGCGCGCAATTTTCTGCGCGATGGCATGAAGGTGGGCGATCGCTGCTTCTACTACCACTCCAACGCCGAGCCGTCGGCGATTGCGGGTGTGTGCGAAGTGGTGCGCGAAGGGTATCCCGATCACACGGCGTTCGACCCGTCGCACGAGTACTACGACGAAAAGTCCGATCCGGCCATGCCGACCTGGTTCATGGTGGATGTGAAGGCCGTTGCCGCGTTCAAGACCTTGGTGACCCTCCCCCAGATCAAGGCTGATCCCGCGCTCGCCGAGATGGCGCTGCTGCGGGTGAGCCGTCTGTCGGTAGTGCCCGTCACGGCGGATGAGTGGGCCCACGTGTGCGCGCTGGG